GGCATTTTGCTTTTTTTCTATGAGAACCTGCACATACTGAACGATGTAGATATTTGTGAATTTTTATGTTTGCTTTATTGTTCTTATGAAAGTATATTTCAATGCATTAATTCAAGAATTAACCATTATGTTTTCGAAGACAGGATATATTGAAATTGTTGCTAATTTGAATTTTGATTGCAGAAACAAAAAACTGCGACATGTATTAGTCTTGTTTTTGATTTGCCAACGATACTAAAGCAATTTAAGAACATTTTGAACGCCAGTGAGTTGAGAAGCAACTTTCTCATagccaataaaaaagaaaattttatatgaacTTGAATTACAAAGAGTGAAGGGTGtccttctttcttcatcttttgttgtttgtGTAAAtggtaaaatgaatatgaattttaATATAAGTGTTTCTTTAAAGTTTGGTATTGAttgtattactttatttttttttataataattatcaaatacGCCAAGCATTTAAAGTCAGCTCTCATTCTTTAGTTAAAATCGGGTATTTCTTAACATGATAGTTACAAAAATTGGTAATgtcaataatgataaagaaaaagtttCCTCTCTTCAACGGAAAGATATGATGTAAGATTACAGCAGGGCCAAATCTAGGTTGCCTTCTCCACGCCCTATATTTCTCTATTATTTTCAGATCTGTTTAGATAGGAATATTAGAAATGTTTGCTCGGTCCCTTCATTTGTAGATTGTATAAGGTTACCTCATTCTTGGGAGGTTTAACTTTAAAGCATGAATGAATTAGTGTTATCTAAGATCCTGTTGTTTTGGCATAATGATCTAGttctaaaaaaactttttttttctcgaaCAGATGAGTAAAGATTCGACTTATCATAATAAGTGCAAATAATATCGATCATTTATTTACGCTTCACTTGCACCAGTGTAAGGACGATTCACTGGCCGGGCTGCATGGAAAAACCTAGGTGGTCCACTTTGATTTTTCACAGAATTTCTGTGCGAGTAAATTCATGCTTTTACAGTATATGTGACTCTTCTCtgtaccttttttttattattgattctctctctctctctctctctctctctctctctctctctctctctctctctctctctctctctctctctctctctctctctctcttggatttaaACTCAGGTTGGTGTTTCCACATAGGACTTTCTTCCTAGGTTTTTTATATTACCACTGCTCTCAGAAACTTCTGCACTCAATACCGCTCGTTGCACATTATATTGCCTTTTTTAACTAGTAAATGATTGAAGCAATGGTTTCTGTAACATTATTGTCCATATTTTAATTTGCGTTATATTATTCATAACAAATGTTTGTTTACTAGTACTTCCATTTGACGAAAACTAACAAATAATCAATCATAACTTATTTAGTCTAGTCACTCCCGCACTGAAATATCGAGTTTTTGGATCCATTGATTCTGCAAATACAGCTCGCCTGTATTCAAAGGATATTTCTAATCACTATGATTCAGAGTTGGTAAAATGTTCCAATACTGGTCTCCAAGTTTGGGTCTAGAAGTGAACTTTGGACATAACTGTATTACTATATTATATGGCAATTTCTCTGATCTCAAGATCTTGGAGCTCTAGCCTTGGCTATAGTCTTTTTTTATAAGAAGTATaaattgaagatcattcaaacgtatggaccaacaacatcccatacaaaggaagaaatagaaactttttatgaagatctagagatatctattaaaaaaaaaaaagagttaatttacatttgtttttggcgatttcaatgctaagtagttaaaaaaagagagagagagagagagagagagaagagagtcaGCAATAgaaaaatttggagtaggcacaagaaatgacggAAGAGAAATGCTCTTCAAATTTGCTAaaataaacaatcttaaaatcatgaacacctttttttataaaatgaaatttagaAAATGGGCATGGAGAAGCGTAAATTGAGAaacgaaatatattttattctcagcAAAAAAGTTGTTTTAATTAAATAATGTAACAGTTTTAAACAAGTTGAAATGAGGCGACCATAGAATGGAGAGAAGCCTAATTTGTTTaggtctaaggaaagaaagaagaaaacttatttaaaaaaaaaatatacattcctgtaataagagaaaatctgatgagtttagcaatacaaaataggtattcccagctacatgatggaaaagaagcaagtaaagaagaaatgagcagtaatttaacaaaatttgtattggaatcaggacaagagataagtggaaacattcctaaaaaaaatcaagaaaaactaccagaaaagaccaaaaaactaataaagaaaggtttggaaatgagggtaaaataacaagggagatgaaatagaattaacataactatataaaacaataaacaaacttgaAGCCTAAgccattcgtaaacacaatcagaccaaaattgagaaaacactaaagaaagcaagaagcatcaaattgataaaaaaaatgaatacttgGAATAGGACGCCAACCGATGTTtgcttaaaattataaaaatggaaatattatcaacaaaagggatggagtgataaaaagttcagaggatttctatacaatgccatttgatagtgatataaagaataactttaccaatagaaacacctaagccagtaccaaaagtaacagtatgaGAAGCAAAAAAAGCATTGAAAGGCATGGAAGAACATGGAGATATCTAttcaagaagtacagcaatcctaaaaataatcaaagactgagaaaattccgattgagaaagcagTTTGACAGAGAGCCCCCATCTCttataaattattcacagaatgcccAGAAGTTTTGCACATAtagattggggaaatgtaggaattaatattgatggggagTACGTGAACAACTTGAGagttgcagatggcatagttgtgttaaGTAAATTATGGGAGGAatcgcaaaagatgatagaaaatttaaatagaaagaccagaaatgtaggtctgaaaattaatatgagtaacacTAAGGTAATAttcgatgaaaatgcagaaagacaacaaataagaggtatggacgagcctctagagattattaatcaatatacgtacttagggcagacagtaagtgtttccccaggacacgggaacgaaattgaaagaaagataagcatgggatggaaagcttttgttaaacaaaatgagattatctaaagtaaaatgccaatttttctaaaagaaaaagtatttactcagatggtcttaccagtattatccTAGGCATCAGAAACATGGAACCATAATAAAGCtctagaacattagctagttaccactcaaagagctatggaaagaataatgatgggaataacactgagacaaaaaaga
Above is a window of Palaemon carinicauda isolate YSFRI2023 chromosome 6, ASM3689809v2, whole genome shotgun sequence DNA encoding:
- the LOC137643211 gene encoding uncharacterized protein — translated: MPRSFAHIDWGNVGINIDGEYVNNLRVADGIVVLSKLWEESQKMIENLNRKTRNVGLKINMSNTKVIFDENAERQQIRGYLTTNTHPRIFLRVTLSLPTHLLMHGTLLLQVWHLGLQVFLGKSLYRGASVSFHIA